A section of the Leptospira terpstrae serovar Hualin str. LT 11-33 = ATCC 700639 genome encodes:
- a CDS encoding LA_3751/LA_3752 family putative glycosyltransferase, producing MKKSAIYLLIFGFLFLSIQLLVSANTSFISDSLAKASQIESSKQRKDSILYPAEKIDPEKKLHPVLFVIQNQGKLKSVFSEVFAKIYAILFYFLPIQWLMFGNGMILILSSYLLYRIGNIPVEISLLTFISSVVFSQVLDLSEVPLAISWISLSYSLWARGLEEKNSNILIFSIFLMVWGSFLRLEIFILSMVIYFVSLPFLYRQKKFLGVFYLTITIVIPVFVFLTWNYFEYGHSLGIRYLFNYTITQSTSIGNRLFQLQKILFTSFSVPGMKLGFFLYSPYFLYILYLNRNQLKSFNCSNPIFLHLTVFLVYPILVGLSAPNDGITITSRYALFTIFPGIYLIANQWQKLKSNRIFFSLVIFSVIVNLFILKISKESYKMIRKTNQIYVSLKSDLWIFYDSNLSGTAGLSLLTQPSVSFHEFENETERKSLFSKIRKENLKTIYIFDFSKTTTNSFMNSKRGVELTSENFIKLLREEGYQCNGYQEKSWIGYRLCHSIL from the coding sequence TTGAAGAAATCCGCTATTTACCTTTTGATTTTTGGTTTCCTATTTCTAAGCATTCAGCTATTAGTTTCAGCAAATACCAGTTTTATCTCAGATTCCTTAGCAAAGGCTTCTCAGATAGAGTCATCTAAACAAAGAAAGGATTCTATCCTTTATCCCGCAGAAAAAATAGATCCCGAAAAAAAATTACATCCAGTTCTCTTTGTCATCCAAAATCAAGGAAAATTGAAATCAGTATTCTCTGAAGTATTTGCTAAAATCTATGCCATTCTTTTTTACTTTTTACCAATCCAATGGCTTATGTTTGGCAATGGTATGATTCTCATTCTATCATCCTACTTACTTTACCGAATTGGAAACATTCCTGTCGAAATTTCACTATTGACTTTTATCTCTTCCGTAGTTTTTTCACAAGTCCTCGACTTATCCGAAGTACCTTTAGCAATTTCTTGGATTTCACTTTCGTATTCTCTGTGGGCACGTGGCCTAGAAGAAAAAAACTCTAACATTTTAATCTTTTCTATTTTCCTTATGGTTTGGGGAAGTTTCTTAAGATTGGAAATTTTTATTCTTTCCATGGTAATTTATTTTGTTTCGTTACCTTTTCTTTACCGTCAGAAAAAATTTTTAGGAGTATTCTATCTTACGATAACGATTGTAATTCCTGTGTTTGTTTTTTTAACATGGAATTATTTTGAATATGGTCATTCCTTAGGAATCAGATACCTATTCAATTACACAATAACACAAAGTACTTCGATTGGAAATCGTCTCTTTCAATTACAAAAAATTCTATTTACTTCCTTTTCTGTTCCAGGAATGAAACTTGGTTTTTTTCTGTATTCACCTTACTTTTTATACATTCTTTATTTAAATCGAAACCAGTTGAAAAGTTTCAACTGCTCAAATCCCATTTTTTTACATCTCACGGTGTTTTTAGTTTATCCAATTCTTGTAGGACTCAGTGCTCCCAATGACGGAATTACTATCACAAGTAGATATGCACTGTTTACAATATTTCCTGGTATTTATTTAATCGCAAATCAGTGGCAAAAATTAAAATCAAATAGAATCTTTTTTTCCTTAGTGATTTTTTCCGTAATAGTCAATCTTTTCATTTTAAAGATTTCTAAAGAAAGTTACAAAATGATTCGCAAAACAAATCAAATTTATGTATCTCTAAAATCAGATTTATGGATCTTTTATGATTCCAATTTGAGTGGAACTGCAGGGTTATCCCTTTTAACGCAACCAAGTGTTTCCTTTCATGAGTTTGAAAATGAAACAGAAAGAAAATCTCTTTTTTCAAAAATTAGAAAAGAGAATTTAAAAACAATTTATATATTCGATTTTTCAAAAACTACGACAAATAGTTTTATGAACAGCAAACGAGGAGTAGAACTGACTTCCGAAAATTTTATAAAGTTATTACGAGAAGAAGGGTACCAATGCAATGGCTATCAGGAAAAAAGTTGGATCGGATACCGACTTTGTCATTCTATACTTTAG
- a CDS encoding LA_3751/LA_3752 family putative glycosyltransferase, which translates to MSKGQSKFKSWSVWIVFIFAVFYSIEFTQPQFSLFQDSHDKAVQTFSIWQNHFVSDNLYYPAKEFDSNLDYFHLTQNLFLKNQEKLVSAFPIQFAFLMAPFLSFLPIHFLPYTSLLFLGLGFLVLRKIFHFSFLLLGITFFATFLWPLSWEYSELPAIFVFSIYGLHPFLRKKSSTLHLFLSGIALGWVIVVRLDTLPFFSIFFLSYFFLYLRKSPKERFQKFIQFYFVFFISLLAFLLVQLSLNHFLYGHFLGTRYLANANGFSAGFTERLQWFKSLLFFSNLKIGFFGYLPFSLVLLIIYWYKFKKISDSKKALLLATTGTLFIIPWIAPNDGFNNWGPRFYTILIFPYLYFLKPLVSYYYQKKKIIFYSFLLTFGVFTFFLGIVGAKIQKSKTNLEKKFAPILSELNPDILVFQDFLNLYTSGRYYFGHVVIVSYTSESNQKLLNRISFAYPNRKVMFVSWNPDLISKEMKEAINNDKRMSGFPISEWNTDQLEKQMQLLTNDFQIIDRNNYRFWIGTLKSDAK; encoded by the coding sequence ATGAGTAAAGGTCAAAGTAAATTTAAAAGCTGGAGCGTTTGGATAGTATTTATTTTTGCAGTTTTCTATTCGATTGAATTCACCCAACCACAATTTTCACTCTTCCAGGATAGCCACGACAAAGCAGTTCAAACATTTTCAATTTGGCAGAACCATTTTGTATCGGACAATTTGTACTATCCCGCAAAAGAATTTGATTCAAATTTAGATTACTTTCACCTAACACAAAACCTATTTTTAAAAAACCAGGAAAAATTGGTGAGTGCCTTTCCTATCCAATTTGCTTTTCTAATGGCGCCTTTTCTCTCTTTCTTACCGATTCATTTTTTACCCTATACTTCCCTTCTCTTTTTAGGTCTCGGTTTTTTAGTCTTACGAAAGATCTTTCATTTTTCGTTTTTGTTATTAGGAATAACTTTTTTTGCTACTTTCCTTTGGCCCTTGAGCTGGGAATATTCGGAGTTGCCTGCTATCTTTGTTTTTTCTATCTATGGATTACATCCATTCCTAAGAAAAAAGAGTAGCACCCTCCATTTATTTTTATCAGGAATTGCATTGGGTTGGGTGATTGTGGTGCGATTGGATACCCTACCTTTCTTTTCTATTTTTTTCCTTTCCTATTTCTTTTTATATTTAAGAAAAAGTCCAAAAGAAAGATTCCAAAAATTTATTCAATTTTACTTTGTTTTTTTTATATCTCTTCTTGCCTTTCTTTTGGTCCAACTTAGTTTAAACCATTTCTTATATGGTCATTTTTTGGGCACGCGTTACTTAGCAAATGCAAATGGATTTTCCGCTGGATTCACAGAAAGATTACAATGGTTCAAAAGTTTATTATTTTTTTCTAATTTGAAAATAGGATTTTTTGGGTATCTACCCTTTTCCCTTGTCTTATTGATAATCTATTGGTATAAATTCAAAAAGATTTCCGACTCAAAGAAAGCGCTCTTACTTGCAACTACGGGAACACTATTTATCATTCCATGGATTGCACCAAATGATGGATTTAACAATTGGGGTCCTCGGTTTTATACAATCTTGATATTCCCTTACTTATACTTTTTAAAACCTTTGGTTTCCTACTATTACCAAAAGAAAAAAATAATTTTTTACTCATTCTTATTAACTTTCGGAGTTTTTACTTTTTTCTTAGGAATTGTAGGTGCCAAAATTCAAAAGTCTAAAACTAACTTAGAGAAAAAATTTGCACCCATCTTATCTGAGTTAAATCCCGATATTCTTGTATTTCAAGACTTTCTAAACTTATATACAAGCGGTAGATATTATTTTGGTCATGTAGTGATCGTTTCTTATACATCGGAATCAAATCAAAAACTTTTGAATCGTATATCTTTCGCTTATCCGAATCGAAAAGTAATGTTTGTATCTTGGAACCCTGACTTAATTTCCAAAGAAATGAAAGAAGCGATTAATAATGACAAACGTATGTCGGGTTTTCCAATTTCCGAATGGAATACAGACCAACTCGAAAAACAAATGCAACTATTAACTAATGATTTCCAAATTATAGATCGAAATAATTACCGATTTTGGATTGGCACTTTAAAATCTGACGCAAAGTAA
- a CDS encoding acyltransferase family protein has translation MKEYFIEIFKKNKKEINELYGIRALSCYFVILFHCFAFSLDSFPRHYAPYLHNAQNVEFLMSLFFVISAFLVSTSFSRELERASFFESWKSFVIKRSLRIFPAFYVILSVTILIMAGILKKSQGLEEANAFTDGLLELKLKLSYWWTDFAYISNYFPKRILVHGWSLSMEEQFYVAMPFAFLFYTKFLRNRTQKMFFLVLLLALPILIRNYYYLNFTFDSFEIYVQTLFHPIHTHFEPFVYGILLMELWRAGKISSSIVRAKTIYYIVFSVFFILFCYVCTLEFSEAKHFFVVYRISFYSFFAFIIVFGAVGGFFSKISWFLANPVLVFIGKLSYGIYLVHMLVNTTVMLTVLDHKIVENNDVTRLLKASFISLLISILIALLSYLVIEKPFLKIREWTQARFDISTNTFYYVKGNAKERILVSLFLTLLSFFPFIILKQMVAVDFIPKNELTTFVIGALFVVPILINIVSLLIKKKLFFYFYLSRFQD, from the coding sequence ATGAAAGAATATTTTATTGAGATTTTTAAGAAAAACAAAAAGGAAATCAATGAGCTTTATGGAATTCGGGCTCTTAGTTGTTATTTTGTAATTCTGTTCCATTGTTTCGCCTTTTCTTTGGATTCTTTTCCGCGCCACTATGCGCCTTATTTGCACAACGCCCAAAACGTAGAATTTCTTATGAGTTTATTCTTTGTGATCAGTGCATTTTTAGTATCCACTTCCTTTTCTCGGGAATTGGAACGGGCGAGTTTTTTCGAAAGTTGGAAAAGTTTTGTGATCAAACGGTCTCTCCGTATTTTCCCCGCTTTTTATGTGATTTTATCTGTGACAATTCTCATAATGGCAGGAATTCTAAAGAAAAGTCAGGGATTAGAAGAGGCTAATGCATTTACAGATGGTCTTCTTGAGTTGAAATTAAAACTTTCCTACTGGTGGACAGATTTCGCATACATATCCAATTATTTTCCGAAACGAATTCTTGTTCATGGCTGGTCCCTTTCGATGGAAGAGCAGTTCTATGTTGCGATGCCTTTTGCATTTCTATTCTATACAAAATTTCTACGCAATAGAACGCAGAAAATGTTTTTTTTAGTCCTACTTTTGGCACTTCCAATTTTAATTCGAAATTATTATTATCTGAATTTTACTTTTGATTCGTTTGAGATTTACGTACAAACTTTGTTTCATCCGATTCACACACATTTCGAACCTTTTGTGTATGGAATTCTTCTGATGGAACTTTGGCGAGCCGGTAAAATTTCATCTAGTATTGTTAGAGCCAAAACAATTTACTATATTGTCTTTAGTGTTTTTTTTATTTTGTTCTGTTATGTTTGCACTTTGGAGTTTTCTGAAGCCAAACATTTTTTTGTTGTTTATCGAATTAGTTTCTATTCCTTTTTTGCCTTTATCATTGTGTTTGGAGCCGTTGGTGGATTCTTTTCTAAAATATCTTGGTTTTTAGCAAACCCTGTTTTGGTGTTTATTGGAAAACTCAGTTATGGAATTTATTTAGTCCATATGTTAGTGAACACTACTGTGATGCTTACAGTTTTGGATCATAAAATAGTTGAAAACAATGATGTGACTCGTCTCCTAAAAGCATCGTTTATCAGTTTACTCATATCAATATTGATTGCACTTCTAAGTTATTTGGTGATAGAAAAACCTTTTTTAAAGATACGCGAGTGGACCCAGGCACGTTTCGATATTTCTACCAATACTTTTTATTATGTGAAAGGAAATGCAAAAGAAAGGATTTTAGTTTCTTTGTTTTTAACACTACTTTCTTTTTTTCCGTTTATCATTTTAAAACAAATGGTCGCGGTTGATTTTATCCCCAAAAACGAACTAACGACTTTTGTCATTGGGGCGTTATTCGTAGTTCCTATTTTAATCAATATCGTTAGTCTATTGATTAAGAAAAAACTATTTTTCTATTTTTATCTGAGTCGATTTCAAGATTAA
- a CDS encoding phosphatase domain-containing protein — MSQEPNTTQPIITDIKRIAVCGGSLGRERRSYVRGQVVDVGITDLMKAEGLWDLVTGLFIGEETKITPFLDFSLAPVRKPVLKLEVYDAGGNKIYTSGKIKADEDGFFSCEIRDKLPIGSHDFQVILEGLDSFRQYSKDLAHLNTTEDSILGKTTIVGKGKLRILAEDYKGMVVTSDIDQTYLATDIHSGKGKFTAVFETPNQKQALPGMPELYRELRTSLSNAPLAFISASPHFFRRTMLATIAKDNIQIESLHLKYLEGTIKGVFDKVLGTIFNPIEFLQNGFKPAWSRTKKFLGASYQSLFDQMSYKLSILLYDRVYLPTESKEILLGDNTESDYMIFTLYQIICMGKLTGDELEEYLYKLNFLGRDAITRDAAKKIRLLSEEIHRIHGTINPVSLSIINRTGHGPSETEMREKVKDALPTGMYETVFGTKQAFYGTEGAMGMSLLLESEGFFTIEQTLAVVAGMIGKVLEGKLVDEGFLLKLIEDLTLPKSAELGRQKLKEGLAAAFRS; from the coding sequence ATGTCCCAAGAACCAAATACCACACAACCGATCATTACCGATATCAAAAGAATTGCTGTCTGCGGAGGATCTTTAGGGAGGGAAAGGCGCTCCTACGTCCGAGGGCAAGTGGTCGATGTGGGAATTACAGACCTAATGAAGGCAGAGGGACTTTGGGATTTGGTGACAGGACTCTTTATTGGAGAAGAAACGAAGATCACACCGTTTCTAGATTTTTCTTTGGCACCAGTGAGAAAACCGGTTTTGAAATTGGAAGTCTATGACGCTGGTGGAAATAAAATCTATACTTCAGGAAAAATCAAAGCTGATGAGGATGGATTTTTTTCCTGTGAAATCCGAGACAAACTACCCATTGGATCTCATGACTTTCAGGTGATCTTAGAGGGACTCGATAGTTTTCGCCAATACTCAAAAGACTTAGCCCATTTAAACACAACGGAAGATTCGATTTTAGGAAAGACAACCATCGTAGGTAAAGGCAAACTCAGAATCCTTGCGGAAGACTACAAAGGAATGGTTGTCACCTCCGATATCGACCAAACTTATTTAGCTACGGACATTCATTCGGGAAAAGGAAAGTTTACAGCAGTTTTTGAAACACCTAATCAAAAACAGGCGCTACCAGGAATGCCAGAGTTATATAGAGAGCTGAGAACCTCTCTTTCTAATGCGCCCCTTGCTTTTATCTCCGCAAGCCCTCACTTCTTTCGTAGAACCATGCTTGCCACCATTGCCAAAGACAATATCCAAATTGAATCTTTACATTTAAAGTATTTGGAAGGAACGATCAAAGGTGTTTTTGATAAAGTGCTTGGAACCATTTTTAATCCCATAGAGTTTTTGCAGAACGGTTTCAAACCGGCTTGGTCACGAACCAAAAAATTCTTAGGAGCTTCCTACCAAAGTCTTTTTGACCAAATGTCCTATAAACTTTCCATTCTTCTTTACGATAGAGTGTATCTTCCCACAGAATCCAAAGAAATTCTTTTAGGCGATAATACAGAATCGGATTATATGATTTTTACTCTCTACCAAATCATTTGTATGGGAAAACTCACCGGAGATGAATTAGAAGAGTATCTTTACAAACTAAACTTTCTTGGAAGGGATGCGATCACAAGAGACGCTGCCAAAAAAATCAGACTTCTTTCGGAAGAAATCCATAGAATTCACGGAACCATAAACCCAGTCAGTTTAAGTATCATCAATCGAACAGGCCACGGGCCCAGTGAAACCGAAATGCGTGAAAAAGTAAAGGATGCATTGCCTACGGGAATGTATGAGACTGTTTTTGGAACCAAACAAGCATTTTATGGAACAGAAGGTGCAATGGGAATGTCACTGCTTTTGGAATCCGAGGGTTTTTTTACGATCGAACAGACTCTAGCAGTTGTGGCGGGAATGATTGGAAAGGTTTTAGAGGGGAAATTGGTAGACGAAGGTTTTTTATTAAAACTGATTGAAGACCTAACTCTACCAAAATCGGCAGAGTTAGGTCGGCAAAAATTAAAAGAAGGTCTTGCCGCGGCCTTTCGATCCTAA